The following proteins are encoded in a genomic region of Coregonus clupeaformis isolate EN_2021a chromosome 14, ASM2061545v1, whole genome shotgun sequence:
- the LOC121581295 gene encoding kinesin-1 heavy chain — protein MADVPAECTIKVMCRFRPLNSSEVARGDKYIPKFQGEDHVVVGSKPFQFDRVFQPNTTQEQVYNACAQKIVKDVLEGYNGTIFAYGQTSSGKTHTMEGNLHDTDGMGIIPRIVQDIFNYIYSMDENLEFHIKVSYFEIYLDKIRDLLDVSKTNLSVHEDKNRVPYVKGCTERFVCSPEEVMDTIDEGKSNRHVAVTNMNEHSSRSHSIFQINVKQENTATEQKLSGKLHLVDLAGSEKVSKTGAEGAVLDEAKNINKSLSSLGNVISALAEGSGYIPYRDSKMTRILQDSLGGNCRTTIVICASPSAYNESETKSTLMFGQRAKTIKNTVCVNVELTAEQWKKKYEREKEKGKALRNTITWLENELNRWRNGESVPVDEQFDKEKAQAEVLALDNVPNDKPASTPNMPQLRLTDAEKDKCEVELAKLYKQLDDKDDEINQQSQLAEKLKQQMLDQEELLVSSRRDHDNLQSELNRLQAENEASKDEVKEVLQALEELAVNYDQKSQEVEDKTKEFEMLSDELNQKSSVLTSIDSELQKLKDMSNHQKKRVSEMMSSLLKDLAEIGIAVGSTEIKQHDGSGLIDEDFTVARLYISKMKSEVRTMVKRCKQLESTQSESNKKMDENDQELAACQLRIQQHEAKIKSLTEYLQNVEQKKRQLEENVDSLSEELVKISAQEKVTAMEKENEIQSANEVKEAVEKQIAGHREAHQKQISSLRDELDKKAHLITELQDLNQKIMLEQERLRVEHEKLKSTDQEKSRKLHELTVMQDRREQARQDLKGLEETVTKELQTLHNLRKLFVQDLATRVKKSAEMDSDDTGGSAAQKQKISFLENNLEQLTKVHKQLVRDNADLRCELPKLEKRLRATAERVKALESALKEAKENAARDRKRYQQEVDRIKDAVRAKNMARRGHSAQIAKPIRPGHPPVASPTHPNVNRSGGGFYQNSQTVAIRGGGGMKPDKKLEGT, from the exons AGCAAACCGTTCCAGTTTGACAGAGTGTTCCAGCCGAATACGACACAGGAGCAAGTATATAACGCCTGCGCCCAGAAGATTGTCAAAG ATGTTCTGGAGGGGTACAATGGGACAATATTTGCATATGGACAGACGTCTTCCGGCAAAACACACACGATGGAGGGTAACCTCCATGACACAGATGGAATGGGGATCATCCCCAGGATAGTGCAGGACATCTTTAATTACATCTACTCCATGGACGAGAACCTGGAGTTCCATATCAAG GTTTCATATTTTGAAATTTACTTGGACAAGATTCGGGACCTCTTGGATG tGTCAAAGACAAACCTGTCAGTGCATGAAGACAAAAACAGAGTTCCCTATGTCAAG GGATGCACTGAGAGATTTGTCTGCAGCCCAGAGGAAGTCATGGACACCATCGACGAAGGCAAATCTAACAGACACGTAGCAGTTACAA ATATGAACGAGCACAGCTCCAGAAGCCACAGTATCTTCCAGATCAACGTGAAGCAGGAGAACACTGCTACAGAGCAGAAACTCAGCGGCAAGCTCCACCTCGTCGACCTGGCTGGAAGTGAAAAG GTCAGCAAGACAGGAGCAGAGGGTGCCGTGTTGGACGAGGCCAAGAACATCAACAAGTCTCTGTCATCACTGGGCAATGTCATTTCAGCCCTGGCTGAAGGCTCT GGCTATATCCCGTACAGAGACAGTAAAATGACCAGAATCCTTCAGGATTCTTTGGGGGGGAACTGCAGGACCACCATCGTCATCTGCGCCTCCCCCTCCGCCTACAACGAGTCGGAGACCAAGTCCACCCTCATGTTTGGACAGAG AGCGAAGACCATTAAGAACACGGTGTGTGTGAACGTGGAGCTGACGGCAGAACAGTGGAAGAAGAAGtatgagagggagaaggagaagggaaaGGCCCTGAGGAACACCATCACCTGGCTGGAGAATGAGCTCAACCGCTGGAGGAacg GTGAGAGTGTGCCGGTGGACGAGCAGTTTGACAAGGAGAAGGCCCAAGCTGAGGTGCTGGCCCTGGACAATGTGCCCAACGACAAGCCTGCCTCCACCCCCAACATGCCCCAGCTCCGTCTGACTGACGCTGAGAAGGACAAGTGTGAGGTGGAGCTGGCCAAGCTCTACAAGCAGCTGGACGATAAG gATGATGAGATCAACCAGCAGAGCCAGCTAGCTGAGAAGCTCAAGCAGCAGATGTTGGACCAGGAAGAG CTGCTGGTGTCGTCGCGGCGCGACCATGATAACCTGCAGTCGGAGCTGAACCGCCTGCAGGCTGAGAACGAGGCTTCCAAGGATGAGGTGAAGGAGGTTCTGCAGGCATTGGAGGAGCTGGCTGTTAACTATGACCAGAAGAGCCAGGAGGTGGAGGACAAGACCAAGGAGTTTGAGATGCTCAGCGACGAGCTCAATCAGAAATCG agCGTCCTGACGTCCATTGACTCTGAGCTGCAGAAACTGAAGGACATGAGCAACCACCAGAAGAAGAGGGTCTCTGAGATGATGTCATCACTACTGAAAGACCTGGCAGAGATTGGCATCGCCGTGGGCAGCACCGAGATCAAG CAACACGACGGCAGTGGTCTGATAGATGAGGACTTTACGGTGGCTCGTTTGTACATCAGTAAGATGAAGTCGGAGGTGAGGACCATGGTGAAACGCTGTAAGCAGCTGGAGAGCACCCAGTCAGAGAGCAACAAGAAGATGGACGAGAATGACCAGGAGCTGGCCGCCTGTCAGCTAAGGATCCAACAG CACGAGGCTAAGATCAAGTCCCTGACAGAGTACCTCCAGAACGTGGAGCAGAAGAAGAGACAGCTGGAGGAGAACGTTGACTCTCTGAGCGAAGAACTAGTGAAGATCAGTGCCCagg AGAAAGTCACcgccatggagaaggagaacgAGATCCAATCTGCCAATGAAGTCAAG GAGGCTGTGGAGAAACAGATCGCTGGTCACCGTGAGGCCCATCAGAAACAGATCAGCAGCCTCAGAGATGAGCTGGACAAGAAGGCGCACCTCATCACAGAACTGCAGGA TCTGAACCAGAAGATCATGCTGGAACAGGAGCGTCTCAGGGTGGAACACGAGAAACTCAAGTCCACCGACCAAGAGAAGAGCCGCAAACTTCACGAGCTAAC GGTGATGCAGGACCGGAGAGAGCAGGCCAGACAGGACCTGAAGGGATTGGAGGAGACAGTG ACCAAGGAGCTCCAGACTCTGCACAACCTGAGGAAGCTCTTTGTCCAGGACCTGGCTACCAGAGTGAAGAAGAGTGCCGAGATGGACTCTGATGACACAGGAGGCAGCGCAGCTCAGAAACAGAAGATCTCCTTTCTGGAGAACAACCTGGAGCAGCTTACCAAGGTTCACAAACAG ctGGTCCGTGATAATGCAGACCTGCGCTGTGAGCTTCCTAAACTGGAGAAGCGTCTGCGTGCTACGGCTGAGCGGGTCAAGGCCCTGGAGTCGGCGCTGAAGGAGGCCAAAGAGAACGCCGCACGCGACCGCAAACGCTACCAACAGGAGGTGGACCGCATCAAAGATGCCGTCAGGGCCAAGAACATGGCCAGGAGGGGCCACTCCGCTCAGAtcg CCAAACCCATTCGTCCTGGCCATCCTCCAGTGGCGTCTCCCACCCACCCCAACGTGAACCGCAGCGGAGGGGGTTTCTACCAGAACAGCCAGACCGTGGCCATCAGGGGAGGGGGAGGCATGAAGCCAGACAAGAA ACTGGAGGGGACATGA